The stretch of DNA ttttatttaatagaaaacaatttttgttggcctttttaaaatatggctaaATGATCTTCAGATGTTTATGTTGACTATTGGATCTGAAAAAAACTGGGTtatatgtttctaaaaataaaccaGTTTATGGAACATGCCACTTTATGGAGAAGATGATACATTCATTAATTTTGGCAATCTATCTAgcatgtttttaaagaataaaagctTATTTCTCACTAGTGCAAGGTCCAAAATGCATTCCTAAACATTGGGCATCTCTGCTACATGTAGTAATTCAAGGGCCCGTGTTCCTTTCTAATTATATTTCACCACCGTCATGGTGCATCCGAGGTTATGGTTGTGTCTTGCATGTGAGGAAGAGGGAATCATGCAACAACCGTTTAATGTGTTTTCAGAGAAAAGCTCACTTCATTGCAGAGGACTTCATATAGCACATAGGGAAATCAAGGGCAAAAGAGCTGATGGTGTCTCAGACATGACACAACTAAGGAACTACAGATAGAAAAGCAATAGGAATCTGTTCATTGAAGATATTCACCTgtggtttccttttcttgtagTATCTTTGCCTGTCTTTGTTATCAACATAATGCCAGTTCCATAAAATGAGTCTCAAAAATGTTCTCACTTCTTTAATGTTTGGAATGTTTTTAGAAATATTAGTGTTTGTACTTTttatatgtttggtagaattcataaGTGAAACCATCTTGTCCCGCGTTTTCCTTcttgggaggtttttgattacaGATTCAATCTTGTTATTAGTTTTtgatctgttcagagtttctatttcttcatgattcagtcatTGTAGGttgtatatttctaaaaatttacttatttcttatAAGTCATCTAATTTGTAGGCATgcagttgttcatagtagtcaaTTTTGGTCCTTCTTAATTTCTAAGGCATCGGTAGGTTAGATgcaatgtctcctctttcatttctgattataTTTGAGTCTCCTTTTTTCTTGGTCCACCTATTATTTGGCCAATTatgtttaccttttttaaaaatcgttttattgatttattctattgttttttatattacttatctcatttatttctgttctaacaTTTATTATTCCCATCTTTCTGTTAACTTTACGCttcacatcccatgttcatggattagaaaactTATTGTTGTTAAAATATTCACTCTACTCAAATATATGTAATGATTTAATGAAATGTCAATTAAAATCACATagatttggatttattttctattatcacaaaatagaataaaaaactaaaatttttgtaAACATCAAAAGATCAAAACAGCTAaagtaaacaagaaataaaaaagaaaaatgctggaggcatcactcttcctgatttcaaaatatattacaaaatcgcaataaataaaatagtattatacAGGcgtagaaacagacacatagaccattgggcagaatagaaagcccagacataacccacacacatacagacatcTAACCTTTAACAAGTGTACCAAGAATACATAATGGGAAAAAGgataatctcttcaacaaatcctgttaggaaaactggatatccacatgcaaaagaatgaagtcagaCCCGCTTCTGACACGatacacaaaagtcaactcaaaatagattaaaaattaaatttagggTCATTAACGGTCAAAGAGAATATAGGCGAAAATCTTCCTGATTGGTTTTGTCCATTATTTCCTGAACATggcaacaaaaacacaaacaataaaagtgaaaatagatcagtggaactGTATCAAACTGAAAagttgcacagcaaaagaaacaatcaacagagtgaaaaggcaacctatgaaatggaagaaaatatttgctaatcatATGTTTCATAAGAAgttaatatgtgaaatatataaggaactcctacaatTCAACAGCACAAGGGAAATATCCAATTAAAACAGGCATaggacttaaatagacatttctccattatggacatacagatggccaacatGTACATGAAAAGATGATGAAATCACTATTCATCTGGGAATTACAAgacaaaaccataatgagatatcacctcatacctttTAGTATGGCTATGAtgaaacataataataattagtGTTGCAAGGATGTGGAGATACAGGACGCTTGTCCATTTTTGATGGGCATATAAAGTGGTACAGCCACCATGGGAAACACATCAACgttccttaaaatattaaaactagaatTAGTATACAAACCAGCAATCTCACTTTTGGCTATAtaaccaaaagaactgaaatccagatcttgaagagatatctacactacCATGCTCACtccagcatttttcacaatacccaaaatatggaaacaatctaaacGTCCACTGACAGAcgaatggaaacaaaaaaatatggcatatacataaaatggaatattattcagccttaaaaagaagggaaTCCTGCCATATGTGACAACAGAAATAAACCTGGAGGGCCTTATGGCAAATTAGATAAATGAGCAACAGAAGTACAAATATGTTCGTGATaatgacaggaggcagagaaattctaggcagacaggGGCAGGTCCTTGGCAAAACCTCACCTTCAAGCCAAAAAGCCTGAAATCcctggcccaaagtgagaacatcCATCCCTATGTGTCTGCTCTCTCctgattggttctttctgaataatgtcttTTTACCAATTGAATATTGtcttttccaaaactacctatTGGCTCACCCCACTCCATTCTGTGCCTGTAAGACCCCAGACCCAGCTAGCAGAGGAGAAAAGTGGCTCAACCTCAGGAAGAAGTGGCTGGACATCAGAGAGAAGTGACTTTGACTTCAGAGACAGTGGCTGGATGAAGTAACTAGActtcagaaaagaaagacagagagggagatTGACTTCAGGGGACAGCAAccttcccttcccatcccctttccagctcctccctctccactgagagcagctttcatcattcaataaaattctccacattcaccatccttcaatttGTCCACATGACCTCATTTGTCTTGGGCACCGGACTAAAATTCAGGATGCACCAGATGTGGGTACCCAAAAGGTTTGTCACCCTGGCCCTTTGCCCTTACTGGTAGAAGGCAATTTCCTCATGTGATGAGGCAAAGGGCCCATTGAGCTGGTAACACAGCTGTCTGCTGAAAGCATAGCTAAGAGAGCATTTTAGCACACGCTCTGTGGCCTGGGATCACATGTACCCCACCTGGATAGTGCCATGCAGCTCACATGGAGTTTGCTCCAGCTGGCACCAAAGCAGCTGGTTCTGCACTTGCTCACTCCAGTTCCTGCACTCGCTCTCTCCAGTTCCTGCACTCGTTCACTTGCATGCTCCCTTCAGCAAGGGGTTGAGTAGGGCAGGCTGAGTAAACAAGGCACCCCTGTTGCAAGACCTGTTAAGGGGTCAAGAAAATGTCCTACATTattatgattctacttatatgaagtatctaaaagagctaaactcatagaagcagagagtagaaaggtGTTTGCCAGGGCCTAGGGGAAGGAGGAAATTGGGAGCTCTTGTTCAAGGGGTACACattttcagttatgcaagatgaataagttctacaGATCTGTTATACAACGTGGTgtacaatgtattttaaatgatctGCTAGTTTATGATGAAATaacatggaaaaaatacaaaattatttttgtttaactcTAACTGAAGTTTAGCGTGTTTTTAATTATGAAGGTAGACCACAAAGCACGGTACTGTTAGCAATACTCTAACCATAGAAAtcacagatatatttttattatttatatattataaccTATCTAAAAATATTCCTATGATCATCCTTATTCCAAATTATAGTAGTTAATATGCATGTATGTAGATATTATCTAATGTGAATAATAAAGCACAAATATACAACTCCATACAAgttaatattcttaatatttggtaattttatataaatataatatgtttgatttatatttgtatctattttatttttaaatgtttttctaaagaaGATCTAATATGCTTCACCAGACTATGAAAGGTATTTCTAAGGCCAAAAAGTTATTACAAAAACTTAATAAATTTTGTGACATCTATGAGGAACTGATACAACTTGcagcaaagagagagacagagaacatAAAAAAAGCTAGAGAGAACACttcaaaatatatatctaaaagtTCTGGAAAGCGATATATTAGTAGATTATGTGACCCCAGGGAATGAAAACGTTTGAAAACTAGTAtttgtgccttttaaaaaaattcattatttttaaaacttcaagcaATCATAGTGTGTAAACTGATATTTAATTTACGTTCCCTTGAAAACATATAATGTTGGAATTATTTTTGTGAGATTATTATCCATCCATACATTTTTACAAAGTAATTGCACATTAgtctattttaatttaattttcttattatttgtaatatatatatatttagtaattgACAACTCTATATATTGTTAATATACACTCCCAGTCTACAGATAATTATTTCTAatctatgggttgtctcttctttttttaatgatctGTATTGATGATAAGCAGCTTTTAATTATTGAcagtctcatttgtcaattttcctATAGATAATCACCTGTTCTTTATTCCAGAGGCCTTAGTATTTCAACTGTTATGGTAAATTAATTTGATAATAAATATCGAATTAATTTTCTATGGAGAGAGGTAGGAGATGAGGTTATTTTCCCCCATTCAATTATCCAGTTTTTCTCAGATATGTTTTCAAAGATCAATTGATTATATATTTCTTGGATTATATCTGGGTTCTATTTTATCTATTCTATTATAGTCTCAATTTGTCTGTCTTTACACCTAAACCACActggtttgtttccttttgttttatagtAAACCTTCAATTCTTCCAatcactttcttttaaaaatatttttggagattTCACTtactttgcatttctatatacatttttacaCAAATCCAGAATATCTGTTTTACAAAACACACCGTAAAGAGGGTGAAAGACAAGCCACATATTcgtagaaatatttcaaatcacaaatttgaatagaaaaaagagttgtatctaaaatatataaataattatcaaGCCCCAATAATAAGAAAAGATGTGCAATTAAAAATAGGCAGAGTATTTGAACATAGactttaccaaaaaaatacaaataaccaataatcacatgaaaatatattcaacttACTTATTAGATGAATGCAAAcacaaatcacaatgagataccattacataCTTACAAGAATTTCTAAGATTGAAAAAAATTACCATGTAGTTATTTATCCAAGATGGGGAACAATCAGAATTCTCATACCCAGCCAGTAGGATTttaaatggtacagccacttcaAAGATCAtttggaagtttcttaaaaagttaaacgtacacttaccatatgactcagctaTCTTTCCTAGGTACttgtaaaaggaaataacagTGCTGTATGTGCCTTTACAAAGATTCTGACAGAAATGTTCACAGCTGTCTTACTGTAATAAACCCATTTTCTTCaaagttattgttttgttttctcttacaaTATAGAAAGCTAATTATAGTTTACAAATTATAATTTACGTAATGTCTATCATATCATTTTTTTCACATAGGATTTTAAATCCAAGGACCTTTAGAATGTGCCAAATACAGTTGATTTTATACTGTGTTCACATTCtgtaaacacatttttcttttttattaaaacgTTTTTATTAACATACATACAACCTATTAATGTACTTGACCGAACATTTACTTAAGGATATATGTCCTCTGATGAACAAttagaagttaaataaattatgcaatACTATAGTTATATAACatgatttgttaaaaatatttttatgtattgctAAACAGATAAATGGTTTAGGTtaaatagttttataataaaGCTTTATAATAAAGGAAATCACCATTTTTATTTGAACATGAAAGGCAGGAATACAGGAACCATGATATATGGAAATTTACCAAGACTTCGTCTTTCCTCTTAAACTTTAACTATGAACAGCAAGTGACAATCAACAAAAAGTCATTTAGTTAAGTCAATTAAATGCCTCATCAATTTATAGAAGACTTTTGTCAAACTAGGACAAAAATTTATCTGGAATAAGAAGGATAATTTCCCATTAACTAAAATTTCCCAGCAATTTAGATATATAGAAACATAGGCAGAATCCTTCATTTCTCTCTGTTCACGTTCTTTGCCACGTACTTTTCAATTCCACAATAAGAGGCAAATATCCTTCTTCAATCATTAACTTTGAACCCAGCAATGTGATTCTCTTTGCCTAAAATAATGCTAACAAACATGAGCCGAATGGAATCTTGAACTAGCTTTTGTTGTTGTACATTTCCCCTTATGACTCACCCATCAACACTGGAAGAAAATACTCCAGCTAGCCCAATGGTTCAGAGGACCACAGATACAGAGACAGAGCTACTCAATCGCTATGTAGGTCTATGAGTTCCCGTATGTAGGTCTATGAGTTCCGGTTAGACCCGTTAGACTAGGTAACATTAACCAAGAAGCACTAGCTGATAATTAGCAGGACTGCCAAGTCAGTTGACAAAAAGTTAATAATTACCTAATGTTATGTATCACTGacatttatggtattttgttattgatCAAATTTATAACATACAAATCAACATTGTCATGAATGAcaaattcatatttcaaaatatctatttctaaaatatgtggctattttcattttttgatataTTGTGTACAATGAccaaataaaattgtatgttaACCAACACAATTTTACTAAACAATATTCTGGACTTTGTGGGCAGACTTATGCCTTATACACACTTATAATGTACCAATGTGCCTTATGtggaattaaataaatatttcttttaaacttaGTGTCTGAATGCTGAACATCTCTTAGTTTACTGTATTGCGTTTGCTATATCTTCCTTCACAGTAAGCTATAAATTTTCAGAACAAATCTACAAGCCCATCCTCCAACAACTGAAAAAGAACAACAGAAGGTTAACTGAGCAACAAAAGGGTAACGGATATTAACTCAGAAATCTTTATATGACAAATTCCGGTTTAATGACAACTTAAATCATTAGAGATTAAATGACTGTGTTACTTGTTAGCTAATCTACTAGAATTTAAACAGATGTCAAATAACCAGTTAACTAGGGGTTACATTAAGTACATGCACTGCTTTACTGTTTGAGAAAGGAATTTGAATTGTTAGCAATTCTACAAATTTTGGACAGTTCTGCACAATATTCTCGAATACGAATAAGTACATCTTCTAGACTTTATAATACGAGACATAATAATTTGGTAATAAGTAACCTCCTAACTGTCTGTTTTACATGTTTGTTCCTGAGGCTATAGATCAAGGGGTTCAGCATGGGAATGACCACTGTGTAAAAGACAGAGGCCACCTTGACCATGAGCCATGAACTTTTGGAGTTAGGAACACAGTAGAGAAAAAGAATAGTCCCATGGAAAATGGTAATGGCGGTCAGGTGGGAGGCACACGTGGAGAACGCTTTCTGGCGCCCCCCAGTGGAAGGTATCTTCATGACAGTGATAAAAATGAAAGCGTAGGAAGTAAGAATGATCACCAGGCTGCTTACTTCATTGAATGTGGCAGAAACTAAAATGATCTCCTGGCTCACATAGGGATCAGAGCAGGACACAGCAACAATGGCAGCGTGCTCACAGACAAAGTTATTAATGATATTATTTCCTCTGAAGGATAATTCCAGTAGAAAGTAGGTAAGAGTCAGGGAACAGACTATCCCCCAAGAGTATGATGTAGCCACCAAAAAGGAGCAAAGCCTCTGGGACATTGCCACTGTGTAGAGCAGAGGGTTACACACCGCCACATATCGGTCATAGGCCATCACTGCAAGCATGAATGTTTCTGTCACCACAAATATGCAGGCAAAGAAGAATTGCATGATGCATCCTGTGAAGCAGATGGTTCTGTCTTCCACAACCAAGTTCTCCAGCAGTTTGGGTGTAACTGTGGTGGAATAACAGAAATCGACAAAGGACAAGTGGCTGAGGAAAAAGTACATGGGGGTGTGGAGTTTCGGGCTGATCCTGATGACCATGACCATGCCCAGGTTCCCCAGCACAGTGACTGTGTAGATGGTCAGGAACACCAGGAACAGGGGCATCTGAAGGTCTGGATATTCTGAGAAGCCCAAGAGGATGAAGGTGACTTCAGAAGTCTGATTTTCTTGGTCCCTGGGACAAAATAGGACAGTTGATTCAAAGatggaagaagaaatatttggaCAAGGCCAAGTAAAATGAGGAAATGTTGAGAGGTGTAGTGATTATCTATAAAGAGTGTTATGGAAATGCTTAGTTTTAACCATTACATTGCTTCAAAAGCTAAAATTTACTAATATCACAATTATACAGTACATATAAAATGTGTGTcagtgtaataataaaatatgagaattgAGAGGGGAAGAGCAGTTGGCTCTGGTATATTTTAAACGATCTGGTTCAGTAGCCTCAGAGGCAACTGGCTTCATGAGAAAGGCCAGTCTACCTTTTGCATGAGTCAGAGTCTAGTGAAAATGCTTGTCTTGGAGGaagatttccattttatttcatttcaatacAATGCTTATTTtgagtttcattaattttttcactTCTTCACCtattaaatgatgagaacttggaactcaaaaaataaattaatgactcAGTAAAATGATCATTACATTTTTGTAACAATTGTTTCTATATCTATTTCTGAATTTACCTTTCCAATGACCTCCCTACATTTAATCACACGTTTTTCTCCATAGATTTTAGATTCTTCCTGTCTAATGTGAGTAGTGCACTTTGTCAGTCACACTTATCTAATTATTGAAAATTGTAAAACTCTATTAGCTTGTCTTGAAATATTATAATATCAGACATTTAGAATGATTTGGGCTGGAAACAAACAATAATGATACATCcagatcatttttattattctgaagTACTTTCTGCCATATCATTCTCAGATGGTCAGAATTCAGTCTACCTCCAAACCTCCAAAGATGAAGCATCACTTCCAGAAAAATTACAATGATTTTTATTTGGTtaggaggtttttgttttgtttgcattgAATTGCTTACAATAGACACACAGATAATCTTTCCGATACCCTattcttttagtttcttcatcttttccaACAATTTTATCTCAACTTGACTCATTGATCAGAATCATGGTCATAGTATTAACTATGTCATTATCAGTAACTATAAAACctgaaaaatatcaatattatacAACatctgtaatatatattttactcatgttttcttctacatttcaacaaattgtttttctacaataaaatactattaatGAGGGCAGACATGGAAGGCTAGGACATAGTAGGTTCTCCACAatctttattgaataaatgaatgtatatatgACTGAATAAATAGCCACATATTATACATGTGTTGGGGTAAAagtttataataatattaaagaagTTGAACTTGCCTATTAAATCAAGACCACATTGTAAACTCACAATGCACTGAGTCATATCTTGAGTCCTACAGAAGAAGTAGCAATAGTGAAACCCCACGAACCTAAGCATCCTGAATTAGAATAAAACAAGGAGAGTTAGAAGGGTAAATGAGgcattggattttttttaatgttctgagTTGATTCGAAATAACTCAACTACCTTGTTGTGCCAGTTTAATCCAGAACCATGTCATGACTGCTTACCGAAAGCTAAAATAGCAATAGGCATTAAAAAGAGCACCATTCCATACAGCATTCTGTAAAAATTCTATGCTTTATCATTAGCTGAAATTAAACACACTATAGTTTACACTGAGTTGTTACAATATTTAGCATGGAAGACAATATACTGCATGCACTTATATTTTGCAGAAAACACAAGTGCATgcagtatatatgtgtatatataaaaatatatatgattacaCATATAGAATTATATAGGTTAGGGTTGGggttatatataaaattattttatgtacaaCTTACATATCCATGTGGTTTCTTTCTTTAACTGCTCCTTTAGATTCACTTCATTTGGTACCTGTGATTTGATCTTCtacatttgttgttatttttctcaaTGTATGTTTTAGTTTAACACAAAACTCATTGAGTGCAAATTTCCTAATGGAACACACTTTTTCAAGCATTTTCCAATATCTGTACGCTTTCCTAAGGACGTTCTAACAAACTCTGAGAAGGCTGGGcttgaaaagaaaatcacttcCATCAAAGACTGTATTTTGTAGTATATATTTGACTTATTGTTACCTAAACATCCTTTCTATGTGTGGCACTTTTCAACCCACTTCCTACACTCTATTTCTTTACCAAAAGACTTGGGGCCAAAGTTCACAATCTCCCGTTTAACCCCAGGAAGTGTCACCCTTGTTAAGCTGAATGAGGGCTTAAGGTACTGTGCAGAGGCTTTCCCTCTTTTGTAGTGACACCTAACGTGGCTTTCCAATTGTGCATTTGCTATGTACTCAGCACTGTAATAGGCATTttagaaactataaaattataaaatgttgacCTTGACCTCCAAactttttcttctaagaattatTCCGAGGAATAATGCATGTAACTGCAAATTATACAATATAGCATACAATTCTTATTACATATTAAAACTAAAGTTTGTGcacataaaaagaagaagaatattgtgatcaaaagaataaaagtatttcCTAGAAATACAGgctaattaataataataaatatagtgAAAGATAATGAATCAAATATTCCTAGTTAATGGAACTAAGTGATTATCATAGCAGTTAGACTTACACATGGGTTTGCCTCCTGCAAAGATTATTGGAACACACTATTTTCCTTCTAAAGTTATATAAAGTAAGAATTGAATAACTTACTTAAGTGCAGAAGGAATTGACTTATTCATTTACTGACGCTTCTTTTGCAAAGATTAATAGACTCCAGGGAAGTGCCCGAGGAGaatccaaattaaataaaaaaacaagcaaatcaCAATAAAAGTGACAGGAGTCTATAGTagatttcaataaatgttttaagaagataactttttcccctaattttttcaaaataatctcaGTGATAACAGAGAGGAAAGGAGACCAAAAGGCTCAATTCTAACACCAAACTGTGTCACACATATATATGCCACAAAGGCCGTAGGGATGTTAACCCTAGAGAATATAATTGAGGTATTCCCTAGGAGGCCACAAATAAAGCAGTCAGATAAAACAATGCCCCATGTGATATCCTGGTTGCATGTAATTTCTTGTAATGACTGCTGAATAATTTCATTATAAAGTTTAATCCCATGatcttcttttaaatatgttgaaCCAGACAATATATTTTGACTTAACATacctgaaaaatacaaaaatgcaaaaaagaaaaaaatcagctattGGGCAATAATCCAGAGATAACTACTCtcaattgtttttgtatttgtggttttCTCACCACTATGTGggtatatatgtatttctgtgtATCTGAAACAAAGCTTATACAGTAAGTATCACAGCTATATTGTGTATTAtcctttttcatataaaattgtaGTGTGAGCTTCAATTTAGGTAACAAATAGCTATTAAACTTATATAAATGCCTGTTCATCTTTTCTTTAAGTAAATGTGATAtgcactattttttaatttattaggtAGGTATGTTGGTGATTCTTGAAATTAATTGTGAATTTCGTTACAAATAGAGATGCAAAAATTCCTCAACAGAATACCACAAACTGTATTCAACAGCAcgtaaaaagacattaaaattaaacacatggcttacgttgattgatttgcgaatgttgaaccagccttgcatcccagggatgaagcccacttgatcatggtggataagctttttgatatgctgctgaatccggtttgccagtattttattgaggatttttgcatcgatgttcatcagggagattggtctaaaattctctttttttgttgtgtctctgccaggctttggtatcaggatgatgttggcctcataaaatgagttagggaggattccctctttttctattgattggaatagtttcagaaggaatggtagcagctcctccttgtacctctggtagaattcagctgtgaatccatctggtcctgggctttttttggtgggtaggctattaattgttgcctcaatttcagaggctgctattggtctattcagggattcaacttcttcctggtttagtcttggaagagtgtacgtgtccaggaaattatccatttcttctagattttctagttgatttgcgtagaggtgtttatagtattctctgatggtagtttgtatttctgtggggtcggtggtgatatcccctttatcattttttattgcgtctatttgattcctctctcttttcttctttattaatcttgctagcggtctgtcaattttgttgatcttttcaaaaaaccaactcctggattcattgattttttggagggttttttgtgtctctatctccttcagttctgctctgatcttagttatttcttgccttctgctagcttttgaatgtgtttgctcttgcctctctagttcttttaattgtgatgttagagtgtcaattttagatctttcctgctttctcttgtgggcacttagtgctataaatttccctctacatactgctttaaatgtgtcccagagattctggtatgttgtatctttgttctcattggattcaaagaacatctttatttctgctttcatttcgttatgtacccagtagtcattcaggagcaggttgttcagtttccatgtagttgagcggttttgattgaatttcttagtcctgagttctagtttgattgcactgtggtcagagagacagtttgttataatttctgttcttttacatttgctgaggagtgctttacttccaattatgtggtcaattttggaataagtgtgatgtggtgctgagaagaatgtatattctgttgacttggggtggagagttctatagatgtctattaggtccgcttggtgcagagatgagttcaattcctggatatccttgttaactttctgtctcgttgatctgtctaatgttgacagtggagtgttgaagtctcccattattattgtatgggagtctaagtctctttgtaagtctctaaggacttgctttatgaatctgggtgctcctgtattaggtgcatatatatttaggatagttagctcttcctgttggatt from Piliocolobus tephrosceles isolate RC106 chromosome 13, ASM277652v3, whole genome shotgun sequence encodes:
- the LOC111544793 gene encoding olfactory receptor 5D13-like, with product MIILLKNQTSEVTFILLGFSEYPDLQMPLFLVFLTIYTVTVLGNLGMVMVIRISPKLHTPMYFFLSHLSFVDFCYSTTVTPKLLENLVVEDRTICFTGCIMQFFFACIFVVTETFMLAVMAYDRYVAVCNPLLYTVAMSQRLCSFLVATSYSWGIVCSLTLTYFLLELSFRGNNIINNFVCEHAAIVAVSCSDPYVSQEIILVSATFNEVSSLVIILTSYAFIFITVMKIPSTGGRQKAFSTCASHLTAITIFHGTILFLYCVPNSKSSWLMVKVASVFYTVVIPMLNPLIYSLRNKHVKQTVRRLLITKLLCLVL